The following DNA comes from Macrobrachium rosenbergii isolate ZJJX-2024 chromosome 5, ASM4041242v1, whole genome shotgun sequence.
tatatatatatatatatatatatatatatatatatatatcatatatatatatatatatatatatatatatatatatatatatatatatatatatatatatatatatatatatatatatatatatatatatatatatatatatatatataatttatatatatatatatatatatatatatatatatatatatatatatatatatatatatatatatatatatatatatatatatatatatatatatatatatatttaaatattatatttatatatgatatatatatatatatatatatatatataatatatatataacatatatatataatatataatatatatatatatatatatatatatatatatatatatataaattatatatatatgtatacatatataatatatatatacatatatatacacatatacatgtcatgtgtaaaatttaaattaactaGTTAATCCAAAGATACAGAGCAGCTGCTAGTTTTCTAACATGAGATTCAATAATCAGTTCCACCCCAAAATAGTTTAGTCCGCCCCAACAGGACCCCGCCCGAAGCTGTTGTTATGCATAAAAGGCGACCGGAGGTGGCCGTCTCCCCTTCTCATGCACTTTAACCTTTAAACAACTTCAATAAAAAATCCCGTCCTCTGGAAATTCTTACTTGGAGGCCACTGTCTAACTGCTTTCGCAAAATTCGATGTCGGTATGCTGACAGACAAAACTGTATTCCTTCTGTTGCTCGTATGTGAACGATGTTTATTCTGGCAGGTAAAAAAAGTAATGACCATTTTAGTTGCTGGAACTCCATCGAGAAAGATATTTTGGACTGAAAATCACGAACAGCAAGTTCTTCTTGAGGTGTGTGTTCAAGAAGTAAATTATACTCTAGGACTGAAGGAGATATTTACGAATGTAAGTAGAGAAAAACCAGTCTAGTGAACATGGCTTCTTGGTCCAGAGTTGACTTTTTGTGTGTATCAAGGTACTGCAAGTTTGTTGTTCATCTTCTTCTTAGGACTCACTTTGCGTCAGCAAAGGTGCTCCCCCACATCCCGTGACGTCTTATTCAAACTATATAATGCAACTGCATTAGGGCTGCAGCAGCATTCAGAAAGTAATTCAAGTAACAGCTGGTCTCTGTGATCTCTCTATCGTGTTTTCGGCGGAGGTTCAAAATACTAAGGCGAATACTAAGGGTGAGTTGCAACAAGATGTGCAACAGTCTTgccttttctcatattttcgtTTTCAGTATATTGTCGGTTTTGAGcatcaccttttttttattttcatacaagcTTGTGCGAGAAACTATGGACATTTTGATGCACCGGATATTATATTGCAAAATAGTGAATTGTGGTTGTGCAGTTACATACATGGttcatatattcacatataccaCATACGCCTACACGCATGTTTGTAGATATGCGAATATATCACTCCCATCTGTGTACGTGTACAAATAATGTGCACACAAAATGAAGTTTAGGTAAATAACAGAATATTTTCAACACTGGCAGGTCATAACCGCCAGTAAGGCCCTCCAGCAGAAGGCAGGATCAGGATGTCACGGCTTCTGAATGCACTCAAAAGCATTTCGGTTGAGCCCGTCATGCTCATTGACGGTGCTTGCAACCAGGCAATGCTTCTTTTCATTGAAAACGTTCAGATGAATAAGATATGTTCCGTCAACCTCGGTTTTGCAGTCGAAGTAAGTGTAACAGGACTAATCATGCATTCATATGTTTTTTCTACATTCACTGTGCTATGTTGGCCACATTAATCTGTAAAGTTTACATTACAAATGAACAATTTCATTTCCCTTCCAGGTATGTGAAAACCTGGCTGATAATCCAAAGGAGAATGTGTTAGTCCAAAAGGAgttcagtttattttccttttacaacaGCATCCTCCTCTCTGTGCCAGCTCTGATATTTGTGCTCTTCATGGGGGCTTGGAGTGATAAATATGGGAGAAAGGTCAGTAGGCAAGCTTTTGATGACTCTGCTCCATTTGCTATGAGCTTTAAAACCATGAACATTAAATATATGAAGTAAGAACAAGGATCCCTTGGTTATGCTAACTCTCGGTACCTTATTTTTCCAGATTCCTCTCTTGCTTACTTTGTTGTGCCACGTGATGTATGCTGCGGGGTATCTGCTCAACAACTGGCAAACTTCTTGGCCTGTGGAAATTATCTATCTAGTGACATTCTTAGAATCTCTTGGTGGAGGTAACATGGGCCTTCTGACTTCAACCATCAGCTACATTAGCGACATCTGTTCAGAGAAAAGCCGCACGTCACGTGTCAGCATAGCAAATTCCACGTGGCACTTAGGAGGTCCCCTAGGTACACTTATTGGAGCAGTCATCATCAAACACGCTAGCTACAATGTGGCGCTGGCACTGGTTCTCTTGGCATACATTTCAGCCGTGGCCTACGTCATTTTCTTCATCAAGGAAAGTCACGGACCCTTTGCCACGGCAAAACTAAGCAAAGGGGCACTCAGTGGTAGAGCAAGTGAGGATCTAAAGGAACAAGTTGATCCAAAGGAAAAAGTTACCATTTCACTCATGATCAAGGATTTCTTCAACTGGAGGAGGGTTGTAGAGTCATTTAAAACAGCTCTCAAGAAGAGGGAAGGAAACACTCGTTCTGTGATCTTGATTATCATCGGGTGTAATATGATCCGTCGTGTTGCTAAAGGTAATAACCACTGTCCTTGTCATTATTCTGAAATGGTAAATTTTCTTACTAAATAGTGATCAAATTAAGTTCGTTATAAACTATTTAGTTCTTAAACGTTAAACATGCTGATTTTATACTATGCATTTTCAGGATTCTTCATGTACATGTTCGTCAGACAAGCACTGCAATGGAATGCTACAGACTATGGATACTGGGCTACATACAGAAACCTTCTGGCTGCACTGGGTAAGAGTTGGTGCTTGTTGTCACTATGTATATTATGTCTCAGTGAAGAacccaaaagaatgaaaattttccaATAAGATCTGTTCTCTGGGCTTCAGATACTAATGACTGTTGTCATTTTCAGGTTCCCTGTTCTTGATTCCTCTACTCACAAAACTATGTGACATCAAAGACACAACATTAGTGTTGGTAGGTTCCCTGTCAACAGTTGCCGAATATGTTTGTTATGGTCTAGTAATGAAAAAACCACTGTCTTTCTTGTTATGGCTGGGACCTGTAGCAGGCCTCATTTCCAACGCCAGCATCATTGCCTTCAGGTCAATGCCTACGAAGCTGGTTAGCAGCAATGAAAAAGGTATGTGGAATTGTGTATTTAGTTTCTTGTTATTGTAAGCAgtaaactatatttttcattcGATAATCTTCTGTAATAATGAACTGACTTATTTCGGTTGATATGAAACTCTCGTAAGAAACGCGGATAATATTCTGAGTTTTATTGTACTGGGGAAatgaaatcatgaaaacaaatgaatcagCTGATGTTCTAACAATCAAATCTTTTCTTCATCGAATCAGGCCGCATTAGTGCTGTCACAGCTGCCACGAATGGGCTTATGCCGATGGTAGCTTATGGTGTTTATTCACCAGTGTACTACAGGACGGTCGACTCCTTCCCATCAGCACAATTCTTCGTCGGCGGCGGCCTCACTCTCATCATCACTATAATGTTTATGTAAGCACTGACTTACTggcttttttcaattttatatttcagtttttaacatatataaatacataaatgaatgcatatatatatatatatatatatatatatatatatatatatatatatatatttatttatttatttatatttatatatgtatgtatgcatgtgtgtgtttgtgtgattgtgtgtgtttgtgtgttggtaaCAACAATGCCACAATTTTTTCCTTGGGTAAGTAGAAAATTAACATTATGTCTGATTCCATTTCAGCTGCGTCCAGATGATGAACGTTTCCTCATCGTACGACAGAAAGGATCTGGAATCTGGCTTTGCCAAAACCAACAAGGAAATTGTTCACGTCTTCAAGAACACCACCGCGGTCACTCTGAAGAGCCTCATTCGCACGTTTAGCCTTCCGCTACAGCCGGAGAACAGGAACCAGATTCCAGGAGAGAATATTCACGCTCAGGGACACCAAGCCTTACAGGTCACCCAAGAAAGCGGAGCTCCAGAAGCCAAGAAAACTTTGACGGGTGTAATTAACCCTTCATTTTCATTCGACGGTGAACGAAGCTTGTACAAGAATAACTCTCAAACAAGGACAGAAAACAGTATTTCGGCTGCTACTCCTGGTGAAATAATGAAGCAATCCAGCACCAGTCTATAAAGTACAGTGATCAGAGGGAAGGATCGCAATTGTCCCTGTGGGAGGGACGAAAGTCCTTCCACTCTCCCAACTGGCACCTTTTACGACATTCAACTACATAATTCCCCTGTTAGAGACATAAATAATGCGTAAGCCTTAAGCATCAGTTCCTCTCCAAAAGAGTATATCTTCAAATCAATTCGTTATTTTGTAGACTTATTTATGGTGATGAGGGGAATGggtagttcacacacacacacacatgtgtgtgtgtatgtatgtatatatatacatatatttatttattatccctatttaatttcatatttattgttacatgttgtgtttaatttcttttcttatatttaatttcagtagCTTTAGGTCtagatgccatatatatatatatatatatatatatatatatatatatatatatatatatatatatatatatatatatatatatatatatatatatatatatatatacacatatatatatatacatatatatatatatacatacatatatatatacatacatatatatatacatacatatatatatatatatatatatatatatatatatatatatatatatatatatatggatgtctttactgtaatacaacagtataatatgaagataaaaaggcccatacacactgtatgaacgttgcaaccatatatttcgagcactttcttctgtgcccctgttcactggtaaaatatggacagatgatagatgcaagggtatatatacaaaacaaatgtaggtgtggcagtaagtctcgttggcatgcaggtggccactGACCCAGGAAatatggaaattaaggtattcccttgtaatttttggcttcgttagctcccgtctggcaATGCATCTGGTGGTCGagttttctgaaacaccttcttaagaagaggcctgaggattaacccgtcaaTGTCATCCGATTTCGAATGTCCTCCTGATGGGTTCATATTGTTGAtctgattgatgatagcagattccagcatcttccttttgtactgacaactacttttgaaaaccagctctgccccgctctagtttatggtatggcctttatccctaatatgtacgaaaatctctgaaaaatctctgaactctctgaagcatatcgcacTGATCTTGTGCGCTCTGTTATTCTTAGCGAGAT
Coding sequences within:
- the LOC136839022 gene encoding lysosomal proton-coupled steroid conjugate and bile acid symporter SLC46A3-like; amino-acid sequence: MSRLLNALKSISVEPVMLIDGACNQAMLLFIENVQMNKICSVNLGFAVEVCENLADNPKENVLVQKEFSLFSFYNSILLSVPALIFVLFMGAWSDKYGRKIPLLLTLLCHVMYAAGYLLNNWQTSWPVEIIYLVTFLESLGGGNMGLLTSTISYISDICSEKSRTSRVSIANSTWHLGGPLGTLIGAVIIKHASYNVALALVLLAYISAVAYVIFFIKESHGPFATAKLSKGALSGRASEDLKEQVDPKEKVTISLMIKDFFNWRRVVESFKTALKKREGNTRSVILIIIGCNMIRRVAKGFFMYMFVRQALQWNATDYGYWATYRNLLAALGSLFLIPLLTKLCDIKDTTLVLVGSLSTVAEYVCYGLVMKKPLSFLLWLGPVAGLISNASIIAFRSMPTKLVSSNEKGRISAVTAATNGLMPMVAYGVYSPVYYRTVDSFPSAQFFVGGGLTLIITIMFICVQMMNVSSSYDRKDLESGFAKTNKEIVHVFKNTTAVTLKSLIRTFSLPLQPENRNQIPGENIHAQGHQALQVTQESGAPEAKKTLTGVINPSFSFDGERSLYKNNSQTRTENSISAATPGEIMKQSSTSL